In Falco cherrug isolate bFalChe1 chromosome 2, bFalChe1.pri, whole genome shotgun sequence, the following are encoded in one genomic region:
- the LOC102059008 gene encoding protein NPAT isoform X2 — protein MLLPSDVARLVLGYLQQEKLLATCRQFILESSDLKEYAEHCTEDGFIPACLLSLCGKNLTTILNEYVAMKTKETTNEVPAMMSSLWKKLDYTLSQIRSMQNSTGFSANQRTRTRSGIVEMKRQRMLQQSAPANPGLLSVIPQSGPQNSSSVVSPQVIHRPTVNQSMSQARLNTLFVHQSQTQENKINRDFIHIQVPASQERKLHSNLLPPGRRKSESQKRKSIATSGPLSANRSSQDPNEVIMEKESEPLEEFIDGNFPQLVIENAREKILSNKSLQEKLAENINKILGSDGSVAQTPKQIDSGPTEQETSIDEILGLQGEIHMSEEAIQDILEQTESDPAFQALFDLFDYGKSKVNKNLPAGISGQSGVENAVLVDEDNLETLESSLGTEESSRCDNSRESLFCKGFQLGEASRALKTSISDDDMAKKSTSNEQLHGNCRPRKQSEVLKTVTPEHIGDLEITFDSVPGLTEPIKRECPGRICNEHCGDSYDKRESSALVSKSKDAVEIEKGPLSHCAQSSPNLEYVHSGSPHISLISLEEGTTANENKTRSESKCHLSPDTSLSEKTLTESTSDGSPGHSVVLRKNSSSISSPSADGGKEQAVTDDTAALPGALQNSGHHSTHQEQSTQSDCTARSAVKISDLDKTELQLEVVDTSNKTYSNDQHILDKPCKKDFNVPPGLSNSEGTQGEMQEPSSSTKVDADNIYFSSGDDACTEISVVSTENNLNTSEICHSPLPETASSTDECGTEAKSISGVSSSSQPMDVDPSNIMSLKIIISDDSFISSDTELNNAVSSITGENLPTIILSSPAKSPAKTSGLSKCLTSEDTEKNVDSALAEQNLLVLRPKDPVVTSINTQNEDCTVFSVAGTTNLSKEGGFIQLMPATSTAFGNSNNLCIATCVTDPATLGTTVTPSNVVVLPGSSMPLAAQSPAVQQLRTPPRSSNTLAANQTVSPNFPQGSAIIIASPVQPVLQGMVGMIPLSVVGQNGNMFSAPAHQVAHHKVLHMPVANPVCNRSVPKLPIPPKTQKIPGARNKTNTGKLVPSVAEPLNHTNSQTQRTGNLDKLIAAELGRKVEENLPVAPVESTSSNSRQSESHRRVLCFDNVLPAPGGNTQNQTIKNLSQKERNKNTSFAADSASPSAKAQVAKREKDKTLTKILCKPEVGGNRTTSAKEPQPERKVAAAGLPLDPFHKTTANKENELRRDTDEKQKNQDTAKLSNGQQSVGLWNEKTVASVQELNKKQGSLSNGNSKSSVSVSLSSKEPKREPAKVSNQGLCLSSPFTKQCVEMLQDIQWHSPTSKAVESGELPVPRTPSGLGDRHTDDTTDSVRTPTCRRFNEDSPTPRIMVPPATPDLPACSPASETGSENSVSMAAHTLMILSRAAIARTSTATPLKDNTQQFRSLKSTVKKRKLEDLNEGERNPRSANRKDLQSPPTPSRKKKIKKKKLPSSFPAGMDVDKFLLSLHYDE, from the exons caCGTACAAGAAGTGGAATTGtagaaatgaaaagacagaGAATGCTTCAGCAATCAGCCCCTGCAAACCCAGGACTGTTGTCAGTAATCCCTCAGTCAGGGCCGCAAAATTCCTCTTCTGTTGTATCTCCTCAAGTTATTCACAGGCCAACAGTAAATCAAAGCATGTCACAGGCTAGACTGAATACACTGTTTGTGCACCAGTCACAAACTCAAGAAAACAAGATCAACA GAGATTTCATACACATCCAAGTTCCAGCATCACAAGAACGAAAGCTTCATTCAAACTTGCTTCCTCCGGGAAGACGAAAAAG TGAATCTCAGAAGAGGAAGAGTATTGCAACATCTGGACCTCTTTCAGCAAATAGAAGTTCTCAAGACCCTAATGAAGtaataatggaaaaagaaagtgagCCCCTTGAAGAATTCATAGATGGTAACTTTCCA CAACTGGTTATTGAAAACGCCAGAGAAAAAATCTTGAGCAACAAATCTCTTCAGGAGAAGCTTGCTGAGAACATTAACAAAATCCTGGGCAG TGATGGCAGTGTTGCTCAGACCCCTAAACAGATAGACAGTGGTCCCACGGAACAGGAGACTTCAATTGATGAAATCCTTGGACTTCAG GGTGAAATTCATATGTCAGAAGAGGCTATACAGGACATTCTAGAACAGACAGAATCAGATCCAGCTTTTCAGGCACTCTTTGACTTGTTTGATTATG gaaagagCAAAGTAAACAAGAACTTACCTGCTGGTATTTCTGGTCAGAGTGGAGTAGAAAATGCAGTCCTTGTGGATGAGGATAACCTGGAAACACTTGAAAGTTCTTTAGGAACAGAAGAAAGTAGTAGAT GTGATAATTCTAGAGAATCACTATTCTGTAAAGGTTTTCAGTTAGGAGAAGCATCACGTGCCTTGAAGACCAGCATTAGTGATGATGATATGGCTAAGAAAAGTACATCCAACGAACAGCTGCATGGAAATTGTAGACCGAGGAAGCAGAGTGAAGTGCTTAAGACTGTTACCCCTGAACATATTGGAGACCTTGAAATCACTTTCGACTCTGTGCCTGGTTTGACTGAACCTATCAAGAGAGAGTGTCCTGGTAGAATATGTAATGAACACTGTGGAGATTCTTATGATAAAAGAGAGTCATCTGCATTAGTATCCAAAAGCAAAGACGCTGTGGAAATTGAAAAAGGCCCACTAAGTCACTGTGCTCAAAGTAGTCCTAATTTAGAATATGTTCATTCTGGTAGTCCACACATTTCTTTGATTTCATTGGAGGAAGGTACTACAgccaatgaaaacaaaacccgTTCTGAAAGTAAATGTCACTTATCACCAGACACATCACTATCTGAAAAAACACTTACTGAAAGCACTTCTGATGGAAGCCCTGGCCACAGTGTAGTGCTGAGAAAGAACAGTTCATCAATTTCTAGCCCATCAGCAGATGGAGGAAAAGAACAGGCTGTAACAGATGATACAGCTGCCTTACCTGGTGCTTTGCAGAACTCTGGCCACCACTCTACCCACCAGGAACAGAGTACGCAGTCAGACTGTACTGCGAGATCTGCAGTGAAGATTTCAGATCTTGACAAAACAGAGTTGCAGCTTGAAGTTGTTGATACTTCTAACAAAACTTACTCAAATGATCAGCATATACTTGATAAGCCTTGTAAGAAAGATTTTAACGTCCCTCCAGGACTGTCAAACTCAGAGGGAACACAAGGGGAAATGCAAGAACCTTCATCTTCTACAAAAGTAGATGCTGATAATATATATTTCTCTTCTGGTGATGATGCGTGTACAGAAATTTCTGTAGTATCCACTGAAAATAATCTTAATACATCTGAAATATGCCACTCTCCTCTCCCAGAAACTGCATCTTCCACAGATGAGTGTGGCACCGAGGCCAAAAGTATAAGTGGTGTATCTTCTAGTAGTCAACCAATGGATGTTGATCCTTCTAATATAATGTCCCTCAAGATTATCATCAGCGATGattcatttatttcatcagACACGGAGTTAAATAATGCTGTTTCCAGCATCACAGGAGAAAATTTGCCAACTATAATACTGTCTTCTCCAGCCAAATCCCCAGCCAAAACTTCAGGCCTGTCCAAATGTCTGACTtcagaagacacagaaaaaaatgtggattCAGCTTTAGCAGAGCAGAATCTTCTTGTGCTTAGACCTAAAGATCCGGTGGTCACCTCAATCAACACTCAGAACGAAGACTGCACTGTTTTTTCAGTCGCAGGTACAACTAATCTTTCCAAGGAAGGGGGATTTATACAACTGATGCCAGCCACAAGCACAGCTTTTGGGAATTCAAACAACCTTTGTATAGCCACCTGTGTGACTGATCCAGCTACCTTGGGCACAACTGTAACACCATCAAATGTGGTTGTATTGCCTGGCAGTTCTATGCCGCTTGCTGCCCAATCTCCAGCTGTACAACAATTACGGACTCCTCCTAGGTCCAGCAATACGTTGGCAGCAAACCAGACCGTCTCCCCAAACTTCCCACAAG GTTCTGCCATTATAATTGCATCTCCGGTGCAACCTGTTTTGCAAGGAATGGTGGGAATGATACCTCTCTCAGTAGTAGGACAAAATGGAAATATGTTCTCAGCACCTGCCCATCAGGTAGCACATCACAAA GTTCTGCATATGCCTGTGGCTAATCCAGTCTGCAACAGAAGTGTCCCCAAACTTCCCATCCCTCCCAAAACACAGAAGATTCCTGGAGCAAGAAACAAGACTAATACAG GAAAACTGGTACCAAGTGTAGCTGAGCCTTTGAACCATACAAATTCTCAAACACAAAG GACTGGAAATTTGGACAAGCTTATCGCTGCAGAACTAGGAAGGAAAGTGGAGGAGAACTTACCTGTGGCACCAGTAGAGAGCACAAGCTCAAATTCAAGACAAAGTGAAAGTCACAGGAGAGTCCTTTGCTTTGATAATGTCCTACCTGCTCCAGGAGGAAACACCCAAAATCAGACCATTAAGAATTTatctcaaaaagaaagaaacaaaaatacttcatttgcTGCTGACTCTGCATCACCCTCTGCTAAGGCACAGGtagcaaagagagagaaagataaAACATTGACTAAAATCCTGTGTAAGCCAGAAGTTGGTGGCAACAGAACCACATCTGCAAAGGAGCCACAGCCTGAGCGGAaggtggcagctgcagggcttcCATTAGATCCCTTCCACAAGACtacagcaaataaagaaaatgaattacGAAGGGATACtgatgaaaaacagaagaaccaAGACACTGCCAAACTCTCAAATGGCCAACAAAGTGTCGGTTTATGGAACGAGAAGACAGTTGCTTCGGTGCAAGAGCTGAACAAAAAGCAAGGGTCCCTGTCAAATGGGAACAGCAAATCTTCAGTGTCTGTTTCTTTGTCTTCGAAGGAGCCAAAGCGAGAACCAGCTAAAGTTTCCAACCAAGGCCTTTGCCTGTCAAGTCCATTCACTAAACAATGTGTGGAAATGTTGCAAGACATTCAGTGGCATAGCCCGACTAGTAAAGCGGTTGAAAGCGGAGAATTGCCAGTACCCCGTACGCCATCTGGACTTGGGGACAGGCATACAGATGATACTACAGATAGTGTACGGACACCGACCTGTCGGCGCTTCAACGAGGATAGTCCGACCCCTAGAATAATGGTACCCCCTGCTACACCAGacttgcctgcctgcagcccggcCAGTGAAACAGGTAGTGAAAATAGCGTCAGTATGGCTGCTCACACGCTGATGATACTGTCACGGGCAGCTATTGCAAGGACTAGCACTGCAACCCCCCTGAAGGACAATACTCAACAGTTCAGATCTTTAAAGAGCAcagtaaagaaaaggaaactagAAGACTTGAATGAGGGTGAAAGAAATCCTCGTTCTGCAAATAGAAAAGACCTTCAAAGCCCTCCAACGCCatcaagaaagaagaaaataaag aaaaagaagctaCCAAGTTCTTTTCCAGCAGGAATGGATGTAGACAAGTTCTTGCTGTCTTTGCATTatgatgaatga
- the LOC102059008 gene encoding protein NPAT isoform X3 yields MLLPSDVARLVLGYLQQEKLLATCRQFILESSDLKEYAEHCTEDGFIPACLLSLCGKNLTTILNEYVAMKTKETTNEVPAMMSSLWKKLDYTLSQIRSMQNSTGFSANQRTRTRSGIVEMKRQRMLQQSAPANPGLLSVIPQSGPQNSSSVVSPQVIHRPTVNQSMSQARLNTLFVHQSQTQENKINTGDFIHIQVPASQERKLHSNLLPPGRRKSESQKRKSIATSGPLSANRSSQDPNEVIMEKESEPLEEFIDGNFPQLVIENAREKILSNKSLQEKLAENINKILGSDGSVAQTPKQIDSGPTEQETSIDEILGLQGEIHMSEEAIQDILEQTESDPAFQALFDLFDYGKSKVNKNLPAGISGQSGVENAVLVDEDNLETLESSLGTEESSRCDNSRESLFCKGFQLGEASRALKTSISDDDMAKKSTSNEQLHGNCRPRKQSEVLKTVTPEHIGDLEITFDSVPGLTEPIKRECPGRICNEHCGDSYDKRESSALVSKSKDAVEIEKGPLSHCAQSSPNLEYVHSGSPHISLISLEEGTTANENKTRSESKCHLSPDTSLSEKTLTESTSDGSPGHSVVLRKNSSSISSPSADGGKEQAVTDDTAALPGALQNSGHHSTHQEQSTQSDCTARSAVKISDLDKTELQLEVVDTSNKTYSNDQHILDKPCKKDFNVPPGLSNSEGTQGEMQEPSSSTKVDADNIYFSSGDDACTEISVVSTENNLNTSEICHSPLPETASSTDECGTEAKSISGVSSSSQPMDVDPSNIMSLKIIISDDSFISSDTELNNAVSSITGENLPTIILSSPAKSPAKTSGLSKCLTSEDTEKNVDSALAEQNLLVLRPKDPVVTSINTQNEDCTVFSVAGTTNLSKEGGFIQLMPATSTAFGNSNNLCIATCVTDPATLGTTVTPSNVVVLPGSSMPLAAQSPAVQQLRTPPRSSNTLAANQTVSPNFPQGSAIIIASPVQPVLQGMVGMIPLSVVGQNGNMFSAPAHQVLHMPVANPVCNRSVPKLPIPPKTQKIPGARNKTNTGKLVPSVAEPLNHTNSQTQRTGNLDKLIAAELGRKVEENLPVAPVESTSSNSRQSESHRRVLCFDNVLPAPGGNTQNQTIKNLSQKERNKNTSFAADSASPSAKAQVAKREKDKTLTKILCKPEVGGNRTTSAKEPQPERKVAAAGLPLDPFHKTTANKENELRRDTDEKQKNQDTAKLSNGQQSVGLWNEKTVASVQELNKKQGSLSNGNSKSSVSVSLSSKEPKREPAKVSNQGLCLSSPFTKQCVEMLQDIQWHSPTSKAVESGELPVPRTPSGLGDRHTDDTTDSVRTPTCRRFNEDSPTPRIMVPPATPDLPACSPASETGSENSVSMAAHTLMILSRAAIARTSTATPLKDNTQQFRSLKSTVKKRKLEDLNEGERNPRSANRKDLQSPPTPSRKKKIKKKKLPSSFPAGMDVDKFLLSLHYDE; encoded by the exons caCGTACAAGAAGTGGAATTGtagaaatgaaaagacagaGAATGCTTCAGCAATCAGCCCCTGCAAACCCAGGACTGTTGTCAGTAATCCCTCAGTCAGGGCCGCAAAATTCCTCTTCTGTTGTATCTCCTCAAGTTATTCACAGGCCAACAGTAAATCAAAGCATGTCACAGGCTAGACTGAATACACTGTTTGTGCACCAGTCACAAACTCAAGAAAACAAGATCAACA CAGGAGATTTCATACACATCCAAGTTCCAGCATCACAAGAACGAAAGCTTCATTCAAACTTGCTTCCTCCGGGAAGACGAAAAAG TGAATCTCAGAAGAGGAAGAGTATTGCAACATCTGGACCTCTTTCAGCAAATAGAAGTTCTCAAGACCCTAATGAAGtaataatggaaaaagaaagtgagCCCCTTGAAGAATTCATAGATGGTAACTTTCCA CAACTGGTTATTGAAAACGCCAGAGAAAAAATCTTGAGCAACAAATCTCTTCAGGAGAAGCTTGCTGAGAACATTAACAAAATCCTGGGCAG TGATGGCAGTGTTGCTCAGACCCCTAAACAGATAGACAGTGGTCCCACGGAACAGGAGACTTCAATTGATGAAATCCTTGGACTTCAG GGTGAAATTCATATGTCAGAAGAGGCTATACAGGACATTCTAGAACAGACAGAATCAGATCCAGCTTTTCAGGCACTCTTTGACTTGTTTGATTATG gaaagagCAAAGTAAACAAGAACTTACCTGCTGGTATTTCTGGTCAGAGTGGAGTAGAAAATGCAGTCCTTGTGGATGAGGATAACCTGGAAACACTTGAAAGTTCTTTAGGAACAGAAGAAAGTAGTAGAT GTGATAATTCTAGAGAATCACTATTCTGTAAAGGTTTTCAGTTAGGAGAAGCATCACGTGCCTTGAAGACCAGCATTAGTGATGATGATATGGCTAAGAAAAGTACATCCAACGAACAGCTGCATGGAAATTGTAGACCGAGGAAGCAGAGTGAAGTGCTTAAGACTGTTACCCCTGAACATATTGGAGACCTTGAAATCACTTTCGACTCTGTGCCTGGTTTGACTGAACCTATCAAGAGAGAGTGTCCTGGTAGAATATGTAATGAACACTGTGGAGATTCTTATGATAAAAGAGAGTCATCTGCATTAGTATCCAAAAGCAAAGACGCTGTGGAAATTGAAAAAGGCCCACTAAGTCACTGTGCTCAAAGTAGTCCTAATTTAGAATATGTTCATTCTGGTAGTCCACACATTTCTTTGATTTCATTGGAGGAAGGTACTACAgccaatgaaaacaaaacccgTTCTGAAAGTAAATGTCACTTATCACCAGACACATCACTATCTGAAAAAACACTTACTGAAAGCACTTCTGATGGAAGCCCTGGCCACAGTGTAGTGCTGAGAAAGAACAGTTCATCAATTTCTAGCCCATCAGCAGATGGAGGAAAAGAACAGGCTGTAACAGATGATACAGCTGCCTTACCTGGTGCTTTGCAGAACTCTGGCCACCACTCTACCCACCAGGAACAGAGTACGCAGTCAGACTGTACTGCGAGATCTGCAGTGAAGATTTCAGATCTTGACAAAACAGAGTTGCAGCTTGAAGTTGTTGATACTTCTAACAAAACTTACTCAAATGATCAGCATATACTTGATAAGCCTTGTAAGAAAGATTTTAACGTCCCTCCAGGACTGTCAAACTCAGAGGGAACACAAGGGGAAATGCAAGAACCTTCATCTTCTACAAAAGTAGATGCTGATAATATATATTTCTCTTCTGGTGATGATGCGTGTACAGAAATTTCTGTAGTATCCACTGAAAATAATCTTAATACATCTGAAATATGCCACTCTCCTCTCCCAGAAACTGCATCTTCCACAGATGAGTGTGGCACCGAGGCCAAAAGTATAAGTGGTGTATCTTCTAGTAGTCAACCAATGGATGTTGATCCTTCTAATATAATGTCCCTCAAGATTATCATCAGCGATGattcatttatttcatcagACACGGAGTTAAATAATGCTGTTTCCAGCATCACAGGAGAAAATTTGCCAACTATAATACTGTCTTCTCCAGCCAAATCCCCAGCCAAAACTTCAGGCCTGTCCAAATGTCTGACTtcagaagacacagaaaaaaatgtggattCAGCTTTAGCAGAGCAGAATCTTCTTGTGCTTAGACCTAAAGATCCGGTGGTCACCTCAATCAACACTCAGAACGAAGACTGCACTGTTTTTTCAGTCGCAGGTACAACTAATCTTTCCAAGGAAGGGGGATTTATACAACTGATGCCAGCCACAAGCACAGCTTTTGGGAATTCAAACAACCTTTGTATAGCCACCTGTGTGACTGATCCAGCTACCTTGGGCACAACTGTAACACCATCAAATGTGGTTGTATTGCCTGGCAGTTCTATGCCGCTTGCTGCCCAATCTCCAGCTGTACAACAATTACGGACTCCTCCTAGGTCCAGCAATACGTTGGCAGCAAACCAGACCGTCTCCCCAAACTTCCCACAAG GTTCTGCCATTATAATTGCATCTCCGGTGCAACCTGTTTTGCAAGGAATGGTGGGAATGATACCTCTCTCAGTAGTAGGACAAAATGGAAATATGTTCTCAGCACCTGCCCATCAG GTTCTGCATATGCCTGTGGCTAATCCAGTCTGCAACAGAAGTGTCCCCAAACTTCCCATCCCTCCCAAAACACAGAAGATTCCTGGAGCAAGAAACAAGACTAATACAG GAAAACTGGTACCAAGTGTAGCTGAGCCTTTGAACCATACAAATTCTCAAACACAAAG GACTGGAAATTTGGACAAGCTTATCGCTGCAGAACTAGGAAGGAAAGTGGAGGAGAACTTACCTGTGGCACCAGTAGAGAGCACAAGCTCAAATTCAAGACAAAGTGAAAGTCACAGGAGAGTCCTTTGCTTTGATAATGTCCTACCTGCTCCAGGAGGAAACACCCAAAATCAGACCATTAAGAATTTatctcaaaaagaaagaaacaaaaatacttcatttgcTGCTGACTCTGCATCACCCTCTGCTAAGGCACAGGtagcaaagagagagaaagataaAACATTGACTAAAATCCTGTGTAAGCCAGAAGTTGGTGGCAACAGAACCACATCTGCAAAGGAGCCACAGCCTGAGCGGAaggtggcagctgcagggcttcCATTAGATCCCTTCCACAAGACtacagcaaataaagaaaatgaattacGAAGGGATACtgatgaaaaacagaagaaccaAGACACTGCCAAACTCTCAAATGGCCAACAAAGTGTCGGTTTATGGAACGAGAAGACAGTTGCTTCGGTGCAAGAGCTGAACAAAAAGCAAGGGTCCCTGTCAAATGGGAACAGCAAATCTTCAGTGTCTGTTTCTTTGTCTTCGAAGGAGCCAAAGCGAGAACCAGCTAAAGTTTCCAACCAAGGCCTTTGCCTGTCAAGTCCATTCACTAAACAATGTGTGGAAATGTTGCAAGACATTCAGTGGCATAGCCCGACTAGTAAAGCGGTTGAAAGCGGAGAATTGCCAGTACCCCGTACGCCATCTGGACTTGGGGACAGGCATACAGATGATACTACAGATAGTGTACGGACACCGACCTGTCGGCGCTTCAACGAGGATAGTCCGACCCCTAGAATAATGGTACCCCCTGCTACACCAGacttgcctgcctgcagcccggcCAGTGAAACAGGTAGTGAAAATAGCGTCAGTATGGCTGCTCACACGCTGATGATACTGTCACGGGCAGCTATTGCAAGGACTAGCACTGCAACCCCCCTGAAGGACAATACTCAACAGTTCAGATCTTTAAAGAGCAcagtaaagaaaaggaaactagAAGACTTGAATGAGGGTGAAAGAAATCCTCGTTCTGCAAATAGAAAAGACCTTCAAAGCCCTCCAACGCCatcaagaaagaagaaaataaag aaaaagaagctaCCAAGTTCTTTTCCAGCAGGAATGGATGTAGACAAGTTCTTGCTGTCTTTGCATTatgatgaatga